The DNA sequence aagaaaagtgagtgatttCTCACCATTGGATGtaatcttacaccattaaaaacactattaatagccaattgatggttacaaaataccAAAGTTGCTGGCCCTAGCACTGctcttaattaattatatattgccTAAAAATGATACTGAATTCGGTCCAAAAGCATAAAGTATTCTTCTTCAAGATTATTGCTAATAGAAGGTGATGCTTTGAGAAGGATTTCAGTTTCTTCAGATGGAAATTCCTCCTTCTCCCGGCACCATATATGTTTTTCCTCAGCTCTAATCCCCTGAAGTTCCATTGCCACTGCTTTCATTGTAGGCCTTGCTTCTCCTTTCGAGCTTAAACATTGTTTTGCAATCTTGGCAAATTCATATACATGCTCAACCTTTGCTTCATTTATTATGCTCTTGTCTACAATATCAAGCAAACGATTCTCTTCCATTGAAGTTACAAAGAACATTGCAAGGTTTTTCTCAGCATCCGGCATGTCAAAAGAGAGAGCTTTTCTTCCTGTAAATAGTTCCGCAAGAACAACTCCGAAACTATAAACATCACTCTTATCCGTTAATTGGCTTGTGAGGAAGGTTTCTGGATCAAGATACCCACATGTTCCTTGCACCAAAGTAGCTAACTCAATTTTATCTTGAGGAACAATCCTTGAAGCTCCGAAATCAGAAACCTTTGCAGTGAGATCATGATCAAGTAGAATATTGCTAGTTTTCACATCTCTATGAATTATGGGGATACAAGTATCCAAATGCAAGTAAGCTAAAGCCCCAGCAGTTTCAGCAGCTATTCTCAATCTTGTTTTCCATGTAAGTCTTAGAAATGTTCCATGACCATGAAGATGCTCAAAAACAGTACCATTGGGAATGAATTCGTAAACAAGCAAGGGAATTTCTGTTTCTAAACAACAACCCAAGAGCTTAACAACATTCCTATGGTTGATTTGTGACAGTACAACTAACTCATTGATGAAGTCCTTATTAATTTGGCTTGGGCCACTAATTTTGGACTTCTTTATTGCTACGGTTTTATTGTCTGATAATACTCCTTTGTAAACTGTTCCTTGGCCCCCTTGGCCTAGGATTTTGCATGCATCAAAGTTGTTGGTTGCTTTTCTTAGTTCCTCAATAGTGAAGACTTTGGCTATTTGGCCTGAGTTTCTATGTTTGGATATATGTTCTTGCAACAAGAAACCGCCATTTTGTTGAAAATACTGTTCTTTAAGTTTGATGAGCTTTCTTTTGTTCACTTTCCAATGCACATAAAAGCTTGCCACAACTAACGCTAAGATGCCTATGCTGATGCCTGGTCAATGCAAACGCACCAAAATGAGTGGAAGTTTCATTGATTTTCGGAAGAATCAATCACGAAAATAGTGAGGATATGTGTGTGTTTTGGGATAAGCTATTATCTTAGACATTGACgattaataataactaaataaagttAAGATCTAATTAATTACCTTTGGACTATATATATtgaataatcttttttttttcaagtctaTTAGTTGATGCTAACtactatcaaatatttttatgttactgTCTAGCAACTTAGGAAAAAaagttcaaaatatatatatcaaaatgatGTTTAAATGTACACTTACCCAAACATAATGAATAAATCAAAGTGGTCTTTGTCCTATAACTGGACTTGGGACTAGTACATCGAGTTCCATTGTTTTTCCCGTCTCCTTCAAATCCTTCTGGACACAAACAGTTGTAGCTGCCAGGTGTGTTCTCGCATTTTGCTTTATGGAAGCAATCATTGGGTCCAGCgcattcatcaatatctaaggTATTGAAAACTTGTCATCATCTTCACTTATGGGAGAAGAAACAACATGCGGTATATATATTTGaatcagaaaaataataataatgaaagtgtattaaaaaaaactaatttttagattagttaatattaactaattttttatagtataaaattattttttatagtataaaaatattaaattaaaaacctATTAGAAATTAACCATCAAAAATTAGTTTTCCTTAGAGTGAataaggtgaaaattcaggtgaagtcgacttcatgtaaagttgatatttgaaagccgttagataaaaaattagtcaaattagtcaaatcatctaacagctctcagatatctaactttacgtgaagtcgactgcaagTTTCCACTGTGAATAATAGTACCTTGTTGACAACCATGAAGGAGATAAGGGTTACCCTGAAAACCAGAGGGGCATTTGCAAACATAACCAGGACGCTTATCAGAATCGTGACACGTGCTGTTCTCTGCCTTACACGCAAAGCTGGAAGGATTCTTCATAGCTTCAATACACGTTTGGTCCCCTATACTCCAATCCAGAACCACCGGAAACTCAGTACTCTCCAGCTTCTTCAGGTGTGTCGTCTCAAATTCATAGCCATCTTCTTCCACCAAGAATGCATAA is a window from the Arachis hypogaea cultivar Tifrunner chromosome 17, arahy.Tifrunner.gnm2.J5K5, whole genome shotgun sequence genome containing:
- the LOC112763839 gene encoding wall-associated receptor kinase 3-like, with the translated sequence MAEHLSKNLLFLIFFLAAHANDAATQPAKHCLTKCGHVSIPFPFGTTKDCSLDTNFLINCTNNVPYLLPLSNNTALILLNISLVDSDLRVSSPVASDCYSIDDQGKISNIQTDQFLFSGNFSISWTRNTFTAIGCNTLGVVVAFTLEDSRHYPATCFSYCEKLEHASNGSCTGSGCCRINIPRAAEGRLLTLIGYYFENNDFNNSQVSDFNPCSYAFLVEEDGYEFETTHLKKLESTEFPVVLDWSIGDQTCIEAMKNPSSFACKAENSTCHDSDKRPGYVCKCPSGFQGNPYLLHGCQQDIDECAGPNDCFHKAKCENTPGSYNCLCPEGFEGDGKNNGTRCISIGILALVVASFYVHWKVNKRKLIKLKEQYFQQNGGFLLQEHISKHRNSGQIAKVFTIEELRKATNNFDACKILGQGGQGTVYKGVLSDNKTVAIKKSKISGPSQINKDFINELVVLSQINHRNVVKLLGCCLETEIPLLVYEFIPNGTVFEHLHGHGTFLRLTWKTRLRIAAETAGALAYLHLDTCIPIIHRDVKTSNILLDHDLTAKVSDFGASRIVPQDKIELATLVQGTCGYLDPETFLTSQLTDKSDVYSFGVVLAELFTGRKALSFDMPDAEKNLAMFFVTSMEENRLLDIVDKSIINEAKVEHVYEFAKIAKQCLSSKGEARPTMKAVAMELQGIRAEEKHIWCREKEEFPSEETEILLKASPSISNNLEEEYFMLLDRIQYHF